The Bdellovibrio sp. ZAP7 DNA segment GCGCACCATGGAAGTCTGGAATGCGTAAGGCGCTTTTCTGCCGGACTTCAGTTCGTGAACAATCGCAGGAGTCAAAGTCTCGGTATAGACCTTGTTCTCATAGGCCAGAGTTCTTTGCGTCGCTTCGTAAGTTTGTGCCGCATGCAGAAGAGTCGCGCCTTCTTTAGAAAGAGAGCGGATCTTTGTCATCTTTTCGCGATCGCGAGAAGAAAGTATCTTTGTTAGATCGATAATGTCTTTTAAGAACAACCAAACAATCAATGACAAGAATACTGTCACAGAAACTAGATCGCGCAGAATCATGCCTTTATAGTCCCAAGCTGTTTGCATGATGATGCGGGGTTTGTTTTGGAAAACGCCAACTGTCAGGCGGTAGTCCATGATCTTAATTGTTCTAAAGGCGATGTTTTTCGTCGCTAGAATTTCGTTAAAGACTTTATAGTCTGCATTGATGCTTTCAGCATCGCCGTTGTTGTTGTGGAAGCTCACAAGGTCACTGCCTTTTTGCAGAATATAGAAATGAATTAGATTTAGTTCGCGAGCTTTATCAAGATTGGCTTTTACCAGATCTGTGTTTTCACCAACAAGCGCAGAAATCTGACTGTCTTCAACGAAAGTCATTTGCGCATGTTTTGTTTCAATCACTTGCTCAGTCATTTCAGCAACGTTGAAATAAAATTGAGTCGCAGTAATGCCTACGTAAGCAACCCAAAAGGTTCCCACGATTAACAGCACCATTGATTTGTTGCGCTTACCCTTCGCAAACAAAATGAATCTCCTTATTAAAGACTAGCGACTTCATTTTGTTTATCGGTTTGGTCTGGGAACAACTTAAGTGTTTGTTTTATCTGGATTAATAATTTTTGAAAATATGAGGGAACTATCGCTGACGTATGAAACGGTTGCCATCATCGTAATAGATAGTCGTACCGGACTTCGCACCCCAGCTGCTGCCGTTCCCGTCGACGACCTTCACATTGTTGGCCTCAAGCTCGCTTAAGAAGCTTGGATCTTTCAGTTTTCGCTTCGTTAAAACGTAGTCGTTGTTTGTTAAAGTCGTCATGATTTCCTGCCTTTGTGCAGGGCTACCTTGCTGATTTGTTGAAGCCGGGCCCCGGCTTGCTGACGTAGCTGAGCGGGCTCGGTTTTGTGCCGATTGCGTACCGCCTCCCCCTCCAGAATTGGAACTTATGTTGAGATCTGCTGCGCCCCCGGCGCTGCCGGTTGCGATGGATCCACCGCCGCTTCCGATGTCGCCATTCGAAGCTGAGCCCGTTCTTTTTCTGCCCGTGGTAACTTCGGGATCAACAGATGCTGGCCCCCGAGAGTTTGTCTGACCAGGTTCGACAGGAGCTAAAGTTGCAGGTTGATATGTACCAGATCGAGACACTTGTGTTCTTGTGGTGTTTGCGGCTTTCTTTGCCTGGGATTCAGTATTCTTCGTTAAATCAATTTCTTCCGCTACGTATTCGTCAGCTCCAACTCCACCATTGGACTTAGATTGATAGCGTCCGTAACGCGATTGATATCGTTGGCCAGATGAGGAACTTGATGAACCGCGCGATGATGATCCTGTTTCGGAATCCCCTGATGCATAAGAAGGCGATGAAGACCAAGAAGAAGACGACGATAAGTCTGCCAGTGCGGGCGTATTACTAATGCCCATTGCTTGATTCGCCATTCTAAAAACGGGAGCACTTTCTTGAACGCTATCGCGAAGGGCTTGCTCTTTCCCCGCCGGTGACTTGTCAACTTTCGCAACACTCAACTTCTCTGCGGATGGAATTACTTTTTCAGCATTCGCAATTTCCGATTTCATATCTAATTCGCCGCCGGTTTTCGCAGCCGCGCTTGCAACGCCCCGTTCAATTTTTTTGGGGGTCTTTTTCGTTGTGGATTCTCCGACAATCTTTCCATCGGCTGTTTTTGTAACAGCTGTGCTGCTTCCCAAGTTACTGAGCACACCGGCCTGATTCTCAGGGGTTAGTATGGGAGCTTCGCTTGAGATGTTTTCGGAGTATGTTCCAGATTTCAGGCAGGCCGATACCATGTTTTCCACTCTTGACTCGTCTTTGATCCCTGCGGCATGTAGCAGTTCATGATGAAGAAGTGGTGCTAATTTATTGGGATTTACAATTGGGTCTTGGGAGGAAGTTGGTACCACCAACGTAACACTACCGTCTTCTTTGGTTTGACCATGGAAGCTTCCTTTTTCAATCGCCTGGCAAGTGAATATGCTATTTGCTTGTCCTAAAGAGATTTTGTCATAACTAGCTAATAGTTTCGCAGAAACTAAGTTAACGTCTACGTTTTTAATATTCTTGGCTTCTTGCACGCATTTCGCGAGCTTTATTCCCTCTGAAGGCAGCTTTTGCACGACCCTTGCTAGATTCTTTGAGAATGCAGGTCGTTGTTCAATGTTACAGGAGCTTTTTTGAGTTCCTATAATTGCTGAGATGTCTTCATTTAGCTGAGATGCCTTTGAGATCAATAGCTCGGTCGGAGAACAAACTGAGGGTTGGCCGAACATAGTGATAGTTTGTCTTTGGATGTTAGAAGTGATCTCGAATTTACCATTTACATTCTCAAATCTTTTGAAAGAGAAAATATCATTCTCGACTTTTGAAAATGAGATGCTGCTTTTAATTCCATTTTTATAGCTAATACGAATTTCAAAGCTGCCCTTTTTAAGATACCACTCATCAATCTTCCCATCCAAATTAGAGTCGACGCGAATGTCCTCATAAGACTTAAAGCTTAGAATTCGCTGACTGATTGAAGTGCCATAAGGATTATATGTAATACCAACGTCGTTTCCCGCACGAGCTAGAATAGAAAAAAACAAAAGAATAGTAATTAGAAACGTGGTTCGCATCACTTTGTTAAATCGGCGTAAAATTAAACTTAGTTGAGTTCACGCGGCAAAACTTTAGTCTTGTTTTTAGTGAGTTAACTATTATTTAAGAGGTAAATTTAAGAACATTGAGGAATATGATGCGCCAGATTTTGGTTTTATTTTCTATCTTAATTATTCTTTGTAATGCGAATGCAAAAGAATCGGATTGGGCGACAACGGCTCAATGGGTTCCTAAAGGTGAAGATCAGCAGAATCCTTATGAACTTCCGGGGAAATCCCTTCCTCCAAAAACAACGATAGATACCTTTGGCATCTGCTTTGCGGCATCTGCTGCGACCGTATTGAACTACGAGATGTGCAAGCAAGGGTCAATTAAAGACTGCTCGACTCTTCCAGAGGAGAAGCGTGTTTCTACTCTTGGTATAGCCAGATACGCAGCCAAACCTATTGAAGATGGTCTCACTGATTACGACGATAGTTACCAGCAATTGAAAGAAGGAAGTTCGGGAGCGAAGGTTCTTACTCTAGCTTCCAACATGTTTAAAATGCCAACGGAGAAATGTGTTTCCCTGCAAAGAATCGCCTCAAAAATTCCAGTAGAAGGTGCGAATGATGCAGTGGCGGCCCAACAAGCAATTTGGAAGGATCTTGAAGCCGCATATAAGGGCTATAGAAAGGCTCTTTCAGAGAAATGCGATAGCTGCGCCTCAAAGTTCTATGCAACTGCCGTCGAAACTGTCTCAAAGGGTATCAAACTTGAAGATGATCAGATGATCGATCCAAATCTTAGGAACGATCAAGCAAGAGTTATGCAGGCATTCAAAGAGGATACTTATGAAAAGGCCCTGAATACTCTTCTTTATCCGAAAGCATGTAGTGAAAATGGAATTTCACTTCCCAAGCCTTCTGATGTTACGGTCCGATACTTCCCGCAGAAGGAAAAAATCCTAGATGGCCAATCGCTTATTCCTCAAATAAAGAAAATTCTTGAATCAAAGCAACCTGTAATTCTCGATGGCATTTGCGTTCAGGATTGTGAAACAACGAGGCCGCTATATCACTCAATTGTAGTTGCGGGCTATCGGAAAATTTGTCCTAAAGGCGATACAAAACAGCAGAATTGCCGCGAAGCCTTAAAGGTTGTTAACAGTGCAGGCGCCGGCTGGCAGGCTATCCACAACGATGGGTGGGTAGAAGCTAAGTCATTGATGAAAAATGTTAAAGTTGTTGCCGGAACTTTGAGCTGGTTAGAAGACACATCGAAAAAGGCTCAGTAACCTGAGGTGTACTCGGGCGATGAGGCTTGACTCCAATACTGACTCTGATAGGGTCAGCTCCCTTATGAATAAAGACTTCATGATTAGAGCGGTTGAGCTCTCTAGAAAAAATATGCAAGGTGGCGCTGGCGGTCCTTTTGGGGCTGTGGTTGTTAAGGATGGTAAGATCATCGGTGAGGGTTGGAACAAGGTTACTTCTTCCAATGATCCGACGGCACATGCTGAGGTTTCGGCTATTCGTGATGCTTGCGCTAATGTTAAGAACTTTTCTTTAGAGGGCGCCGAGATTTACACCAGCTGCGAGCCTTGTCCTATGTGCTTGGCCGCGATTTATTGGGCGCGTATTTCTACGATCTATTACGGCAACACTCGCAAAGATGCTGCTGACATTCATTTCGATGATGATTTTCTTTATCAGGAAATTCCCAAAGACATTAAGGATCGCAAAGTCCCGATGATTCAGTGTGGTCATACAGAAGCTCTTGCCGTATTTAAAGAGTGGGAAAACAAAACTGACAAGATCCCCTACTAAGGTCTTGTCGAGTTTATAAACAGGACTCCAATCGAGCTTAGCTTTTGGAGACAATAGAGGAATGAAGTACTTTTCATTCCTCTTTTTATTTTCAGCGTTTTTTATATTCACTTCCTGCGCAACCGTCGAAAAGCAGATTCCTCGAGACATCGCCTCGCTACAATCATCAGGTGCGATGGAAGGAATTTGGTTCCTGCAAGGCACCAGCTCTAC contains these protein-coding regions:
- a CDS encoding nucleoside deaminase, yielding MNKDFMIRAVELSRKNMQGGAGGPFGAVVVKDGKIIGEGWNKVTSSNDPTAHAEVSAIRDACANVKNFSLEGAEIYTSCEPCPMCLAAIYWARISTIYYGNTRKDAADIHFDDDFLYQEIPKDIKDRKVPMIQCGHTEALAVFKEWENKTDKIPY